The Acidobacteriota bacterium genome has a segment encoding these proteins:
- the xseA gene encoding exodeoxyribonuclease VII large subunit — MDETGFLLDSPSPERAGAPASERRVFTVSEICAALKATLRETFRDIWVRGEISGYKVYGSGHGYFTLKDKDSCLKAVVFQRTRTRLTFEPEEGMEVLVRGSLDMYAPRGDAQIIVEEMEVRGAGALLAAFEQLKVRLAAEGLFDPARKKAIPYLPQTIGVVTSPDGAALRDFLRVAHRRNPNLRVIVSPTRVQGPEAKGEIVRALDRLEELAKTTPLDVVVLARGGGSLEDLWPFNEEAVARRVAACAIPTVSAVGHEVDFTIADFVADLRAATPSAAAERLAPERAAVLNTLESWARRLAHGARAVFHECASRYEHALASRGFDSVRSRTEEEMQRVDDLERGLRESQRARTHALGERVRDALLNLQRSRPEGRAAEAKERLSQLALRLARAARNGPAKHGERLERHAASLNNLNPLAVLGRGYSICTAEDRRTVLRDTARVRLLDRVYVRLHRGTLGCDVREKE; from the coding sequence ATGGACGAAACTGGTTTCCTGCTCGATTCCCCGTCCCCGGAGCGTGCGGGCGCCCCCGCTTCCGAGCGCCGCGTCTTTACGGTAAGCGAGATCTGCGCCGCCCTCAAAGCTACGCTTCGGGAGACCTTTCGCGACATCTGGGTGCGGGGAGAAATTTCGGGCTACAAGGTCTACGGCTCCGGCCACGGCTACTTCACGCTGAAGGACAAGGACTCCTGCCTCAAGGCGGTGGTGTTTCAGCGCACGAGGACGCGGCTCACCTTCGAGCCTGAGGAAGGCATGGAGGTGCTCGTGCGCGGCTCGCTCGACATGTACGCCCCGCGCGGCGACGCGCAGATAATCGTCGAGGAGATGGAGGTCCGGGGCGCCGGCGCCCTCCTGGCCGCCTTCGAGCAACTGAAGGTGCGCCTCGCTGCGGAGGGCCTTTTCGACCCGGCGCGAAAGAAGGCCATTCCCTATCTTCCGCAAACGATCGGCGTCGTCACCTCGCCCGACGGGGCGGCGCTCCGGGATTTCCTTCGTGTGGCCCACCGCCGCAACCCGAACCTGCGCGTCATCGTCTCGCCCACGCGCGTGCAGGGCCCCGAAGCGAAGGGTGAAATCGTAAGGGCGCTCGACCGCCTCGAAGAGCTGGCGAAAACGACGCCCCTCGACGTCGTGGTCCTCGCGCGCGGGGGAGGCTCCCTGGAGGACCTGTGGCCTTTTAACGAGGAGGCCGTGGCGCGGCGCGTTGCGGCCTGCGCGATTCCCACGGTGAGCGCCGTGGGGCACGAGGTGGATTTTACCATTGCGGACTTTGTGGCCGACCTGCGCGCGGCGACGCCCTCCGCCGCGGCGGAGCGCCTGGCGCCCGAGCGCGCCGCCGTCCTCAACACGCTCGAGAGCTGGGCGCGCCGCCTGGCCCACGGCGCGCGCGCCGTCTTCCACGAGTGCGCGTCCCGCTACGAGCACGCCTTGGCGAGCCGCGGCTTCGACTCGGTGCGCAGCCGCACGGAGGAGGAAATGCAGCGGGTAGACGACCTGGAGAGAGGGCTGCGCGAGAGCCAGCGCGCCCGCACGCATGCCCTGGGCGAGCGCGTGCGCGACGCGCTGCTGAACCTACAGCGAAGCCGACCGGAAGGACGCGCGGCCGAGGCCAAGGAGCGCCTGAGTCAGCTTGCGCTGCGACTCGCCCGGGCGGCGCGCAACGGGCCGGCGAAACACGGCGAGCGCCTCGAGCGCCACGCGGCAAGCCTCAACAACCTGAACCCGCTCGCCGTCCTCGGGCGCGGCTACAGCATCTGCACGGCCGAGGACCGCCGCACCGTGCTCCGCGACACCGCCCGCGTGCGCCTGCTGGACCGCGTCTACGTGCGCCTACACAGGGGAACGCTCGGCTGCGACGTGAGGGAGAAAGAGTAA
- a CDS encoding saccharopine dehydrogenase NADP-binding domain-containing protein — protein sequence MKYVVLGVGSMGQIAIRDLVKTCPPSDKIIIADFDRARAKEVASSYRNRRVRAMGIDVKDVASTVKALRGAFAVINAVPFQYNLLVMEAALAAQIHYVDMGGLFHMTRKQLKLHKHFKAIKRLAIVGIGAAPGVTNLLVRDAADRMEKVREIHIRRGFRDNTRYHRRPYLRAAFSFYTVMDEFSRRSTIYTKGKFKFIEPLSGYEPYRFPPPVGERHLIYTIHSEIATLPITYRPKGVKEVTYKLSFERDFIERMVLLRNVGLGSYTPIQVGNTIVRPVDVVNQVIMDQAPPRPVGKRREYRNSRAIVKGTENGKKVTWVMDGFTSGMPAWGIGVDIDTGSPPSVAAQMIARKEITGAGVLPPERAMSPDVFFKHMKKRGLRVKATRKTGWSFPT from the coding sequence ATGAAGTACGTAGTGCTTGGTGTAGGCAGTATGGGACAGATAGCGATCAGGGACCTCGTCAAGACCTGTCCGCCTTCCGACAAGATAATCATCGCGGATTTCGACCGCGCCAGGGCCAAGGAGGTGGCGAGTTCGTACCGCAACCGGCGCGTCAGGGCGATGGGGATCGACGTCAAAGACGTCGCCTCGACCGTCAAGGCCTTGCGGGGCGCCTTCGCCGTCATCAACGCCGTTCCTTTCCAATATAACCTTCTCGTCATGGAGGCGGCGCTTGCGGCCCAGATCCACTACGTGGATATGGGCGGGCTCTTCCACATGACGCGCAAGCAGCTCAAGCTCCACAAACACTTCAAAGCCATCAAGCGCCTGGCCATCGTCGGCATTGGAGCGGCTCCCGGGGTCACCAACCTTCTGGTTCGCGACGCCGCTGACCGGATGGAGAAGGTGCGCGAAATCCACATTCGCCGGGGCTTCCGCGATAACACTCGCTACCACCGCCGCCCGTACCTGAGGGCAGCGTTCTCCTTCTATACCGTGATGGACGAGTTTTCCCGCAGATCCACCATCTACACCAAGGGCAAGTTCAAGTTCATTGAGCCCCTGTCCGGCTACGAGCCGTATCGCTTCCCCCCGCCCGTCGGCGAACGTCATCTCATCTACACCATACACTCGGAAATCGCGACGCTTCCCATCACTTACCGGCCAAAGGGCGTGAAGGAGGTGACTTACAAGCTTTCGTTCGAACGCGATTTCATCGAGCGGATGGTGCTTTTACGCAACGTGGGTCTCGGCTCCTACACTCCCATCCAAGTGGGTAACACTATAGTCCGGCCGGTCGACGTCGTGAACCAGGTGATCATGGACCAGGCGCCACCCCGGCCCGTCGGCAAACGCAGGGAATACAGAAACTCGCGTGCCATCGTGAAAGGCACGGAGAACGGTAAGAAAGTGACGTGGGTCATGGACGGCTTCACGTCCGGCATGCCGGCGTGGGGCATCGGCGTGGACATCGACACCGGCTCGCCGCCCTCCGTCGCAGCGCAGATGATAGCCAGGAAAGAGATCACGGGGGCGGGCGTGCTGCCTCCAGAACGCGCGATGTCGCCGGATGTCTTCTTCAAGCACATGAAGAAGCGGGGGCTTCGGGTCAAGGCGACCCGGAAAACGGGCTGGTCCTTTCCAACCTAA
- a CDS encoding WD40 repeat domain-containing protein gives MSRPGPLLPALVTGALMLVSTGSAWSAATARWHTQGQTAFEKGELDGTLVSSEGYVALAPVFEKVHEAESSILLSLAPSPDKKHLFYGDGDTGSVFRLDLATGKAEEWFASDEVYAKALVSTPDALFMATAPEGRVYRVLGPDEAEAWFTPEEDYLWSLARGRDGTLYAGVGAPGRIYRLDGEGNATMLFETADAYVTALSVPGSDTLYAGTYNEAITLRLDRDGGAFALYDSELAQVTAIREASDKALYIAAASVEEPVQQIVMSEASSGESESPREQEKEDETVVTVRATPAAKRKMESHVYRITPDGSVTQMADFPDATAYDIALATDGALWVATGDPARLYDLRHIPGRKSAKSLVAEFEAGQVSALAYVDKALYAVTSHPGAIYRATKGSRAEGIYTSEVHDMGALVRWGEISWIAETAKGTELQLFVRCGNVSEPDATWSEWLGPYARKEGVATACPPSRFAQWKAQLKGESAARSPLLKGVTLTALPFNAMPEVTYVQIHDPGVIFAPPQTVEDPVDKFLSGDETTLLKGKNQKNKTATGRKLFKRGMRTLQWYAKDTDGDALAFQVFYRREETHEWLPLKDELDETTFAWDTLSVADGLYQVKVTASDAPSNFLGLAREGENISDFFVVDNTPPKVKVKETAPTALRFSVRDEWSPLDEVQVAFEPGEWQAVPSQDGVLDGLEESFDVELSSDRAFPTIGIKAIDKSNNIETLYVPLSK, from the coding sequence ATGAGCCGCCCTGGGCCCCTGCTTCCGGCGCTCGTCACCGGAGCGCTTATGCTGGTCTCGACGGGAAGCGCGTGGAGCGCCGCGACGGCCCGCTGGCACACCCAGGGGCAGACGGCCTTCGAGAAGGGCGAGCTCGACGGCACCCTCGTTTCCTCCGAAGGCTATGTCGCACTGGCCCCGGTGTTTGAAAAGGTGCACGAGGCCGAGTCCTCGATCCTTTTGAGCCTTGCGCCCTCTCCGGACAAGAAACATCTCTTCTACGGGGACGGAGACACGGGAAGCGTCTTCCGGCTCGACCTCGCGACGGGCAAGGCCGAAGAGTGGTTCGCCTCGGACGAGGTGTACGCCAAAGCGTTGGTTTCAACGCCCGACGCCCTGTTCATGGCCACCGCGCCCGAGGGCAGGGTGTACCGCGTCCTGGGCCCCGACGAGGCCGAAGCCTGGTTCACCCCGGAGGAGGACTATCTCTGGAGCCTGGCGCGGGGACGGGACGGAACCCTCTACGCCGGCGTGGGGGCACCGGGCCGCATTTACCGACTGGACGGCGAGGGGAACGCGACGATGCTCTTCGAGACCGCCGACGCCTACGTGACGGCGCTTTCGGTGCCGGGCAGCGACACGCTTTACGCGGGCACCTACAACGAGGCCATTACGCTGCGTCTCGACCGCGACGGCGGGGCGTTCGCCCTCTACGACTCCGAGCTGGCCCAGGTGACGGCCATCCGGGAGGCTTCCGACAAGGCGCTCTACATCGCTGCGGCCTCGGTCGAGGAGCCCGTGCAGCAGATTGTCATGAGCGAGGCCTCTTCCGGAGAGTCCGAGTCTCCGCGAGAGCAAGAGAAAGAGGACGAGACGGTCGTCACGGTTCGCGCCACGCCCGCGGCCAAGCGGAAGATGGAAAGCCACGTCTACCGCATCACTCCGGACGGCTCGGTGACGCAGATGGCCGATTTTCCGGACGCTACCGCCTACGACATCGCGCTCGCCACCGACGGCGCCCTGTGGGTAGCCACCGGAGACCCGGCGCGCCTTTACGACCTGCGCCACATCCCGGGGCGGAAAAGCGCCAAGTCCCTGGTTGCGGAATTCGAGGCCGGCCAAGTGAGCGCCCTTGCGTACGTGGACAAGGCTCTCTACGCGGTCACGAGCCACCCCGGAGCCATCTACCGCGCCACGAAGGGCTCGCGCGCCGAGGGAATCTACACCTCGGAGGTGCACGACATGGGCGCGCTCGTTCGATGGGGCGAGATTTCATGGATCGCCGAGACGGCGAAGGGGACGGAGCTTCAGCTCTTCGTGCGGTGCGGCAACGTGAGCGAACCCGACGCCACCTGGAGCGAGTGGCTGGGTCCCTACGCGCGGAAAGAGGGCGTCGCCACGGCATGTCCTCCGAGCCGTTTCGCCCAATGGAAGGCGCAGCTTAAAGGCGAGAGCGCGGCGCGCTCGCCGCTCCTCAAGGGCGTGACGCTCACGGCGCTTCCTTTCAACGCCATGCCCGAGGTAACCTACGTTCAAATCCACGATCCCGGTGTCATTTTCGCGCCGCCCCAGACCGTGGAAGACCCGGTGGACAAATTCCTTTCGGGCGACGAAACGACCCTTCTCAAGGGCAAGAATCAGAAGAACAAAACGGCCACGGGACGGAAGCTCTTCAAGCGTGGCATGCGCACGCTTCAGTGGTACGCCAAGGACACGGACGGCGACGCGCTCGCGTTTCAAGTATTCTACCGCCGCGAGGAAACGCATGAGTGGCTCCCGCTGAAGGACGAGCTCGACGAGACGACGTTTGCGTGGGACACCCTGTCCGTGGCCGATGGCCTCTATCAGGTCAAAGTGACGGCGAGCGACGCGCCCTCCAATTTTCTGGGCCTTGCCCGGGAGGGCGAGAACATAAGCGACTTTTTCGTCGTGGACAACACGCCGCCGAAAGTCAAGGTGAAGGAAACCGCCCCCACGGCGCTCCGTTTTAGCGTGCGCGACGAATGGTCGCCCCTCGATGAAGTGCAGGTGGCCTTCGAGCCGGGCGAATGGCAGGCGGTGCCGTCGCAGGACGGCGTCCTGGACGGTCTGGAAGAATCGTTCGACGTGGAGCTTTCTTCGGACCGCGCCTTCCCCACCATCGGGATTAAGGCCATTGACAAATCGAACAACATTGAAACGCTTTACGTGCCGCTCTCCAAGTGA
- a CDS encoding twin-arginine translocase TatA/TatE family subunit — protein sequence MGPLGFQELLLITAVVLLVFGPKRLPEVARTLGRCLSLLREATDDVKETFTREVKEIETLPPPPLPPKKTLPDPASPSDAKERS from the coding sequence GTGGGTCCGTTGGGATTTCAGGAACTCTTGTTGATCACCGCGGTGGTGCTCCTGGTGTTCGGCCCCAAGAGGCTGCCCGAGGTGGCGCGCACGCTGGGGCGTTGCCTTTCGCTTCTGCGCGAAGCGACGGACGACGTGAAGGAAACGTTCACGCGTGAGGTGAAAGAAATAGAAACGTTGCCCCCGCCGCCACTGCCGCCCAAAAAAACATTACCCGACCCCGCGTCGCCCTCGGACGCCAAGGAGCGTTCCTGA
- the tatC gene encoding twin-arginine translocase subunit TatC → MAASKEMTFLEHLGELRRRLTYSLIAVAVFFLVSWCFARPLFRFLELPIRPYLSAEQPTFVFTELATPFVTYLKVALLFGVLFASPVILWQVWRFISPGLYATERLAALPFLFGTTVFFALGCAFGYAVAFPRVCEFLLSVGADFRPMLTVDKYLSLMSKIVLGLGLVFEIPVLTYFLARLGIVTSGFLVHWWRFVVVGIFLTAAVLTPTPDIATQLVFAVPMLILYALSIGIAWFCQKRSS, encoded by the coding sequence ATGGCTGCCTCGAAAGAAATGACGTTCCTCGAGCACCTCGGTGAGCTGCGCCGCCGCCTCACGTACTCGCTCATCGCCGTCGCCGTGTTCTTCCTGGTTTCGTGGTGCTTCGCCCGCCCGCTCTTTCGATTCCTGGAATTACCCATCAGGCCTTACCTTTCCGCGGAACAGCCCACGTTCGTCTTCACGGAGCTTGCGACGCCGTTCGTCACCTATCTGAAAGTGGCGCTCTTGTTCGGAGTCCTGTTCGCCTCGCCCGTGATATTGTGGCAGGTCTGGAGATTCATTTCGCCGGGGCTGTACGCGACCGAGCGCCTCGCGGCGCTTCCGTTCCTCTTTGGAACGACGGTGTTCTTTGCCCTCGGGTGCGCCTTCGGCTACGCGGTGGCCTTCCCGCGGGTGTGCGAATTTCTCCTCTCCGTCGGCGCCGACTTTCGCCCAATGCTTACCGTGGACAAATATTTGAGTCTCATGAGCAAGATCGTGCTCGGCCTGGGGCTGGTGTTCGAGATTCCGGTGCTCACGTATTTCCTGGCGCGCCTGGGCATCGTCACCTCCGGGTTCCTGGTGCACTGGTGGCGCTTCGTGGTGGTGGGAATCTTTCTTACGGCGGCCGTTCTGACGCCCACGCCGGACATTGCGACGCAGCTCGTCTTCGCCGTGCCCATGCTCATCCTCTACGCGCTGAGCATCGGCATCGCCTGGTTCTGCCAAAAAAGGAGTTCATAG
- a CDS encoding glycosyltransferase family 2 protein, whose amino-acid sequence MPPTLSVIVLTRNEEENIEACLRSAGDAADETVVVDSLSTDRTAEIAERLGARVLKNPFENYSRQRNWALEEVSSEWVFFLDADERLTPALGEEIRRTLDESPAYGGYWVRRETFFRGRRVRCWSGDTMLRLFRRDRGRYGDKLVHEEVELRGKAGRLRAPLEHHTFRSFAQYLPKMHHFTALAAEDAFRRGRRASWLGLALRPLGHFAKMYIVKRGFLDGVPGLLIAWLSAYSTYLKYAKLWERQTAARRDGGR is encoded by the coding sequence ATGCCCCCCACGCTGTCCGTAATCGTTCTAACGCGCAACGAAGAGGAAAACATCGAGGCATGCCTCCGGTCGGCGGGCGACGCGGCCGACGAGACGGTCGTCGTCGATTCGCTCAGCACCGACCGCACGGCGGAGATTGCCGAGCGCCTGGGGGCGCGGGTTTTGAAGAACCCGTTTGAGAATTATTCCCGCCAGCGCAACTGGGCGCTCGAAGAGGTTTCTTCGGAATGGGTCTTCTTCCTCGACGCCGACGAGCGCCTCACCCCGGCGCTCGGGGAGGAGATTCGACGCACGCTGGATGAGTCTCCGGCGTACGGCGGCTACTGGGTTCGGCGCGAGACGTTCTTCCGGGGCCGCCGCGTGCGCTGCTGGAGCGGGGACACGATGCTACGGCTCTTCCGACGCGACCGGGGTCGCTACGGCGACAAGCTCGTGCACGAGGAGGTCGAGCTGCGTGGAAAAGCCGGGCGCCTGCGGGCACCGCTCGAGCACCACACCTTCCGCTCGTTCGCGCAGTACCTTCCCAAGATGCACCACTTCACGGCGCTCGCCGCGGAGGACGCCTTCCGGCGGGGCCGCCGCGCATCGTGGCTCGGACTCGCGTTGCGGCCGCTCGGTCATTTTGCGAAAATGTACATCGTCAAGAGAGGTTTTCTGGACGGCGTGCCGGGTCTTTTGATTGCATGGCTATCTGCTTATTCAACGTACCTGAAATACGCGAAGCTCTGGGAGCGTCAGACCGCGGCGCGGCGTGATGGCGGGCGATAG
- a CDS encoding glycosyltransferase family 4 protein, with translation MAGDRLTVLHINTERSFRGGEVQTVLLARELAKRGHRNTVFAQAHAPLAHRAREEGLSAVELSMRGEWDALAAWHLRTAIRRLRPDVLHAHTPHAGAVALLARFPKKHPAVVLSRRVSFPIRKNFLSAYKYRSVDAVLAVSHAVADELVEQGLDEERIHVAEDGTDFAPFQAMRPRGDVRAELGIPPQAFVVGNVGYFDRNKGQRALIDVFLDLASLHLDRPMVLLLVGGGPLLRACKHSAHRRNLADRVVFTGERRNVADLYGAMDVFFLSTLTMLEGWSGVLTEAMAAGLPAVATRRPVTLERIRDGESGLLVSARHREEWLKAIDALYRDPGLRARLGAEGKKHALQFTPERLADKTEACYRAALDARP, from the coding sequence ATGGCGGGCGATAGGCTCACGGTTCTTCACATCAACACCGAACGCAGCTTCCGCGGCGGCGAGGTGCAGACCGTCCTTCTCGCGCGGGAGCTCGCAAAGCGCGGCCATCGAAACACCGTCTTTGCGCAGGCGCACGCGCCCCTGGCGCACCGCGCCCGAGAGGAAGGGCTCTCGGCCGTGGAGCTCTCGATGCGCGGCGAGTGGGACGCACTCGCGGCCTGGCACCTGCGGACGGCCATCCGGCGCCTTCGCCCCGATGTGCTTCACGCACATACGCCTCACGCGGGCGCCGTCGCTCTTTTGGCCCGGTTCCCGAAGAAACACCCCGCGGTCGTTCTCTCCCGTCGAGTCTCGTTCCCCATTCGGAAAAATTTCCTGAGCGCGTACAAATACCGCTCGGTCGACGCCGTGCTGGCCGTCTCCCATGCGGTGGCCGACGAGCTTGTCGAACAGGGCCTCGACGAGGAGCGAATCCATGTGGCGGAGGACGGGACGGATTTCGCGCCCTTCCAAGCGATGCGTCCCCGCGGGGACGTTCGCGCGGAGCTCGGCATTCCTCCGCAGGCGTTCGTGGTCGGAAACGTCGGCTACTTTGACCGGAACAAGGGGCAACGGGCGCTCATCGACGTTTTTCTGGACCTTGCGTCGCTGCACCTGGATCGGCCCATGGTTCTGCTCCTGGTGGGCGGCGGGCCGCTGCTCCGGGCATGCAAGCACAGCGCCCACCGCCGCAACCTCGCCGACCGCGTCGTGTTCACGGGCGAGCGCCGCAACGTCGCCGACCTGTACGGGGCGATGGACGTCTTCTTCCTTTCGACCCTAACCATGCTCGAGGGCTGGTCGGGCGTCTTGACCGAAGCGATGGCGGCCGGACTGCCGGCCGTGGCGACGCGCCGCCCCGTGACGCTCGAGCGCATCCGCGACGGCGAAAGCGGCCTTCTCGTCTCGGCAAGGCACCGCGAGGAGTGGCTCAAGGCGATTGACGCGCTGTACCGGGACCCGGGCCTGCGCGCTCGCCTCGGGGCGGAAGGAAAAAAACACGCGCTCCAATTCACGCCCGAGCGCCTGGCGGACAAGACCGAGGCCTGCTACCGGGCGGCCCTGGACGCACGGCCGTGA
- the rpiB gene encoding ribose 5-phosphate isomerase B has protein sequence MKIAIASDHAGFALKEHLKKVLIHLSHEAIDCGTDSTESVDYPDYAARAARALSDGECERAVLVCGSGIGMSIAANRFPRVRAALCRSVEDAEVSRRHNDSNALALGERFTRAEEAERILHAWLDTPFEGGRHVRRVEKIDS, from the coding sequence ATGAAAATTGCGATTGCCTCCGATCACGCCGGCTTTGCCCTTAAGGAGCATCTCAAAAAAGTCTTGATCCATCTTTCGCACGAAGCGATTGACTGCGGCACCGACTCGACGGAGTCGGTCGATTATCCCGACTACGCCGCGCGGGCCGCACGGGCGCTGTCGGACGGCGAGTGCGAGCGCGCGGTGCTCGTTTGCGGCTCGGGGATAGGCATGAGCATCGCGGCCAACCGGTTTCCACGGGTTCGCGCCGCGCTTTGCCGGAGCGTCGAGGACGCCGAGGTGTCCCGGCGCCATAACGACTCGAACGCCCTTGCCCTGGGCGAGCGTTTCACGCGGGCCGAGGAGGCGGAGCGAATTCTCCACGCGTGGCTCGACACGCCTTTCGAGGGGGGGCGGCATGTCCGCCGCGTGGAAAAGATTGATTCGTAG
- a CDS encoding sulfatase, whose translation MLGVEILSLAAHGMLALLVVAGFLCLGRSLEKLIPVKKICFSRLGACAYLAMVFFGYLVWLEPSRRLLGLHGLLALAAGGLLGLLSHRMALVSHRTWQVMVYGLGVLLAYQNLWMWATWHFVVSARKALLVFVVLVALHGGVWRGMRRFLSPLVFRLAHGIFLFALYFLPLFLPARPVAELLPTRNHPALRPPASTHNVLLITVDTLRADAVGVYGWHSDTPNMDRLGREGTWFTDAQAPSCHTLPSMTAMFSCLHPSVLAHGRHSYAVPGEEWTLAEKLRSVGYTTAAFVGNQILGVSSGMLQGFDEASIWPVSYQTAAFSYLPVLGSAYHEAAERLGFMGRHPDLTQRVTEHALGFLADHQDEPFFLWLHYFDPHAPYTPPAPFHPGTPPAGRLQEDWDEYAHTFPHLYQQSFPELLARLKALYRGEVRYVDEKIGEILKALDSAGLSEKTLVVLTSDHGEEFYEHQGYLHGHSFYEELVRVPLILRGPGIPRGKRVAAVVQLMGVIPVLEEALGLDPHPFPRQGESFWPLVQPGDAEGDDVAWQEEAFSEGNVYRRPARMFRVANWKLIEKTFSGDHELYDIMNDPSEIQNLAACRADIVARLQERLSQTQARNEALRGTFPTEPKEHLEEDVRYHLQALGYVL comes from the coding sequence ATGTTAGGGGTTGAGATCCTGTCCTTGGCGGCCCATGGTATGCTGGCCCTCCTCGTTGTCGCGGGCTTTCTGTGCCTGGGACGCTCTCTCGAGAAACTCATCCCGGTGAAGAAAATCTGTTTTTCGAGGCTCGGCGCCTGCGCCTATCTCGCCATGGTGTTCTTCGGATACTTGGTATGGCTTGAGCCCTCGCGGCGTCTCTTGGGTCTCCATGGTCTCCTGGCTCTTGCGGCGGGGGGTCTTCTGGGTCTCCTCTCCCATCGCATGGCTCTCGTCTCGCACAGAACATGGCAGGTGATGGTGTACGGCCTTGGCGTGCTTCTTGCGTATCAAAACCTTTGGATGTGGGCTACGTGGCATTTCGTGGTTTCGGCAAGGAAAGCACTTCTGGTCTTCGTCGTCCTCGTTGCGCTCCATGGGGGTGTCTGGCGAGGAATGCGGCGCTTCCTGTCGCCACTCGTTTTTCGCCTGGCTCATGGGATATTTCTCTTCGCTCTTTACTTCTTACCCTTGTTTCTGCCCGCTCGCCCCGTGGCCGAACTTTTACCGACTCGGAACCATCCGGCGCTGCGACCTCCGGCCTCTACGCATAACGTCCTGCTCATTACGGTGGATACGCTTCGGGCCGACGCCGTTGGCGTCTATGGCTGGCACTCGGATACACCCAATATGGACCGTCTCGGCAGGGAAGGAACGTGGTTCACGGACGCGCAGGCGCCAAGCTGCCACACGCTTCCTTCGATGACGGCCATGTTCTCTTGCCTGCATCCTTCCGTTCTGGCCCACGGGCGGCACTCCTACGCCGTACCCGGCGAGGAATGGACGCTCGCTGAAAAACTGCGCAGCGTGGGCTATACAACGGCCGCGTTCGTCGGAAACCAGATTTTGGGGGTCTCGTCCGGCATGCTTCAAGGATTCGACGAGGCGTCGATATGGCCTGTATCGTATCAGACCGCGGCTTTCTCCTACCTGCCCGTGTTGGGTAGTGCCTACCACGAAGCGGCGGAGCGGCTGGGCTTCATGGGACGCCATCCCGATCTCACGCAGCGCGTTACGGAGCACGCTCTCGGCTTTCTTGCTGACCATCAGGACGAGCCTTTTTTCCTGTGGCTGCACTACTTCGACCCGCACGCACCATACACCCCTCCGGCGCCCTTCCATCCGGGCACTCCTCCCGCGGGGCGACTTCAAGAAGATTGGGATGAGTATGCTCACACTTTCCCGCACCTGTACCAGCAGTCTTTTCCGGAATTACTTGCCCGTCTCAAGGCGCTCTACCGCGGGGAGGTGCGATACGTGGACGAGAAAATTGGCGAGATCCTGAAAGCTCTCGATTCCGCAGGCCTGTCGGAAAAAACTCTCGTGGTTCTCACGTCGGACCACGGCGAAGAATTTTACGAGCATCAGGGCTATCTCCATGGCCACAGTTTCTACGAGGAGCTCGTGCGCGTGCCGCTCATCCTTCGCGGCCCGGGCATTCCACGCGGCAAGCGGGTTGCAGCCGTCGTACAACTGATGGGCGTCATTCCTGTCCTGGAGGAAGCCCTGGGGCTCGACCCGCATCCCTTTCCGCGACAGGGAGAGAGTTTCTGGCCACTCGTTCAGCCAGGGGACGCGGAAGGAGACGACGTGGCCTGGCAGGAAGAAGCCTTTTCCGAGGGAAATGTTTATCGTCGGCCGGCTCGGATGTTCCGTGTGGCGAATTGGAAGCTGATTGAAAAAACGTTTTCGGGAGACCATGAGCTTTACGATATAATGAACGATCCCAGCGAAATCCAGAACCTTGCAGCATGCCGTGCTGACATCGTTGCACGGTTGCAGGAGCGCCTTTCGCAAACGCAGGCGCGGAACGAGGCGCTCAGGGGGACGTTTCCCACAGAGCCGAAGGAGCATCTTGAGGAGGACGTTCGATACCATCTTCAAGCCTTAGGGTACGTGCTATGA